In the genome of Halobacterium noricense, one region contains:
- a CDS encoding TIGR01177 family methyltransferase, with protein MYVLELGGADDDFAAAEARAAATDVRVAAPGIGLASDVDRERFRSLAYTHRAGDHVATTDASVAAAVDALRDADVARARSVAVRARNVRNTTDVDTQQAERDLGGVLVDAGFDVDLDDPDHELRALFADDSCFLAWLAAESVRDFGERKPTDRPFFQPGSMDPLLARALCNLARVKSGDVVLDPMCGTGGVLIEAGLLGARPVGTDAQQKMVAGARRNLAAYVPDFDVARADATRLPLRDDTADAVIFDAPYGRQSKVETHELADLVAGALAEARRVTDRCVLVADRDWRPAARDADWTVAERFERRVHRSLTRYVLVLD; from the coding sequence GTGTACGTCCTCGAACTCGGCGGTGCCGACGACGACTTCGCCGCCGCCGAAGCCCGCGCCGCCGCGACCGACGTCCGCGTCGCGGCCCCCGGTATCGGTCTCGCCAGCGACGTCGACCGCGAGCGCTTCCGCAGCCTCGCGTACACGCACCGCGCCGGCGACCACGTCGCCACAACCGACGCCAGCGTCGCCGCCGCCGTCGACGCGCTCCGAGACGCCGACGTCGCGCGCGCGCGCTCGGTCGCGGTCCGTGCGCGCAACGTCCGCAACACGACCGACGTCGACACCCAGCAGGCCGAGCGCGACCTCGGCGGCGTGCTCGTCGACGCCGGCTTCGACGTGGACTTGGACGACCCAGACCACGAGCTCCGGGCACTCTTCGCTGACGACTCCTGCTTCCTCGCGTGGCTCGCCGCCGAGTCCGTCCGCGACTTCGGCGAGCGCAAGCCCACCGACCGCCCGTTCTTCCAGCCGGGCAGCATGGACCCGTTGTTGGCACGCGCGCTCTGCAACCTCGCGCGCGTCAAGTCGGGCGACGTCGTCCTCGATCCGATGTGTGGCACCGGCGGCGTGCTCATCGAAGCCGGCTTGCTCGGCGCGCGCCCGGTCGGCACCGACGCCCAGCAGAAGATGGTCGCGGGCGCTCGTCGGAACCTCGCCGCGTACGTCCCGGACTTCGACGTCGCGCGTGCCGACGCCACCCGGCTCCCACTCCGGGACGACACCGCCGACGCGGTCATCTTCGACGCGCCGTACGGCCGCCAGTCGAAAGTCGAGACGCACGAACTCGCGGACCTCGTCGCCGGCGCGCTCGCAGAAGCCCGGCGCGTCACCGACCGCTGCGTGCTCGTCGCCGACCGCGACTGGCGGCCCGCCGCGCGCGACGCCGACTGGACGGTCGCCGAGCGCTTCGAGCGCCGCGTCCACCGCTCCCTGACACGCTACGTCCTCGTACTCGACTGA
- a CDS encoding TATA-box-binding protein, translating to MTDPKETINIENVVASTGIGQELDLQSVAMDLEGADYDPEQFPGLVYRTQDPKSAALIFRSGKIVCTGAKSTDDVHESLRIVFDKLRELSIEVEEEPEIVVQNIVTSADLGRQLNLNAIAIGLGLENIEYEPEQFPGLVYRLDEPEVVALLFGSGKLVITGGKKPEDAEHAVDKIVSRLEELGLLE from the coding sequence ATGACCGACCCCAAGGAAACCATCAATATTGAAAACGTGGTCGCCTCCACCGGCATCGGCCAGGAGCTCGACCTCCAGAGCGTCGCGATGGACTTGGAGGGGGCCGACTACGACCCCGAGCAGTTCCCCGGCCTCGTCTACCGCACGCAGGACCCCAAGAGCGCCGCGCTCATCTTCCGGTCCGGCAAAATCGTCTGCACCGGCGCGAAATCGACCGACGACGTCCACGAGAGCCTCCGAATCGTCTTCGACAAGCTCCGCGAACTCTCCATCGAAGTCGAGGAGGAGCCCGAAATCGTCGTCCAGAACATCGTCACCTCCGCGGACCTCGGCCGCCAGCTCAACCTCAACGCCATCGCCATCGGCCTCGGCCTCGAGAACATCGAGTACGAGCCCGAGCAGTTCCCCGGCCTCGTCTACCGCCTCGACGAACCGGAAGTCGTCGCGCTGCTGTTCGGCTCCGGGAAGCTCGTCATCACCGGCGGGAAGAAGCCCGAGGACGCCGAACACGCCGTCGACAAGATCGTCTCCCGGCTCGAAGAGCTCGGCCTCCTCGAATAA
- a CDS encoding DUF7473 family protein: protein MVVLQVQPAPGTLGQYVGTLVGGWLLFAFTAHVAATYILGDVPWKRALLVGVAPAVVTVALVRYNPAIIIAVSLAADFAAVHAVYRVKYRTAALVVVMHYVVSVALVLLAANLLALLSTAPA from the coding sequence GTGGTCGTCCTCCAGGTCCAGCCCGCGCCCGGCACGCTCGGCCAGTACGTCGGCACGCTCGTCGGCGGCTGGCTGCTGTTCGCGTTCACCGCGCACGTCGCCGCGACGTACATACTCGGCGACGTCCCGTGGAAGCGCGCGCTGCTCGTCGGCGTCGCGCCCGCGGTCGTCACGGTCGCGCTCGTCCGGTACAATCCGGCCATCATCATCGCCGTCAGCCTCGCCGCCGACTTCGCGGCCGTCCACGCGGTCTACCGCGTGAAGTACCGGACCGCCGCGCTCGTCGTCGTGATGCACTACGTCGTCTCGGTGGCGTTGGTGTTGCTCGCCGCGAACCTGCTGGCGCTGTTGAGCACCGCGCCGGCCTGA